The Podospora pseudopauciseta strain CBS 411.78 chromosome 2 map unlocalized CBS411.78m_2, whole genome shotgun sequence genome has a window encoding:
- a CDS encoding uncharacterized protein (EggNog:ENOG503NX6C; COG:O) — translation MDFSHLLRTALPPFVGNMSAEDNNATQNIVETLTPLLGLQFNPFLNLFMIFYDLAGGRLGTLGLNPAYILTSFGLAWAFNKTWVHIYANVMSILGRYFTASVQVNSGDNIYDHVMKFLANRQDMTESRSLTAETWFKPTSEEADEADLFRTKISPDGEGVNLNFSNQESKCPPRFTPAIGLHNFWFRGKYFALSRQQETLHTDNSWGGSQYRDRESLVLSCYGRSPEPIKRLLEHAKQEYYSEHNARTIVKRPASQSMRSYGGRHSWSMVANRPVRPMKTVVLDEKQKVQVLYDMNEYLHPSTPRWYANRGIPLRRGYLFHGPPGTGKTSLSFALAGVFGLDIYVISLLDPSLTEEDLCALFNSLPRRCVVLLEDIDTAGLARPGDSTPASEDGDDSDEKSKDKSKKKDKDSKEKKSSEWNVADLARELKKQSSSESTDKKGISLSGLLNAIDGVASHEGRVLIMTTNKPETLDEALIRPGRVDLQIAFTNATREQTCELFKRMYDADRTATTPLKKEDRPQSTATTRLRSRLAFFRSPSNKITRTISAPVVRQLPLNDNSGEKDGNLTDTSVTTTAVDLDSDLCSLPSSASPTKISFAPEEVSKLLAEEIDDLKPITPEELDKIAQGFASKIPEGQFSPAELQGFLLKRKREPRRALREVGVWVEGTLEQKKSKTKVVRVQ, via the exons ATGGacttctcccacctccttcgGACGGCTCTACCTCCATTTGTTGGTAATATGAGCGCAGAAGACAACAATGCCACCCAGAATATCGTCGAAACCCTCACGCCACTGCTCGGTTTGCAGTTCAACCCATTTTTGAATCTGTTCATGATTTTCTACGACTTGGCCGGCGGTCGCCTCGGCACACTGGGTTTAAACCCAGCGTATATTCTGACCTCATTTGGACTGGCTTGGGCTTTCAACAAGACGTGGGTGCATATCTACGCAAACGTCATGTCAATTCTGGGAAGGTATTTTACCGCCTCGGTTCAGGTCAACAGCGGGGATAACATCTACGACCACGTGATGAAGTTCCTCGCCAACCGGCAGGACATGACCGAATCTCGCTCTCTGACGGCAGAGACGTGGTTCAAGCCAACATCAGAAGAGGCGGACGAGGCAGATTTGTTCCGGACCAAAATCTCGCCCGACGGCGAAGGGGTCAACCTCAACTTCTCCAACCAAGAGTCCAAGTGCCCCCCTCGTTTTACGCCCGCAATCGGACTGCACAACTTTTGGTTCCGGGGCAAGTATTTCGCGTTGAGCCGGCAGCAGGAGACGCTGCACACAGACAACAGCTGGGGCGGCTCGCAGTACAGGGACAGGGAGTCACTTGTTCTGTCCTGCTACGGCCGTTCGCCTGAGCCTATCAAGCGCCTTCTGGAGCATGCGAAGCAAGAGTACTACAGCGAGCACAACGCCAGGACCATTGTCAAACGTCCGGCTTCACAGAGCATGAGGAGCTATGGTGGCCGGCACAGCTGGTCCATGGTGGCAAATCGGCCGGTTCGCCCCATGAAGACGGTGGTACTGGATGAGAAGCAAAAGGTGCAAGTGCTTTACGACATGAACGAGTACCTCCACCCTTCTACTCCGCGATG GTATGCAAATCGCGGTATTCCCCTCCGTCGAGGCTATCTTTTCCACGGCCCGCCAGGGACAGGCAAAACGTCGCTGTCCTTTGCCCTGGCCGGTGTGTTTGGCCTTGACATTTACGTTATCTCGCTCCTTGACCCGTCTCTAACCGAAGAAGACCTTTGTGCACTCTTCAATTCCCTTCCGCGTCGCTGTGTGGTACTGCTCGAGGACATTGACACAGCTGGACTTGCTCGCCCGGGCGACTCAACTCCTGCTTCTGAAGACGGTGACGACAGTGACGAGAAGTCCAAGGACAAgtcaaagaagaaggacaaggattccaaagaaaaaaagtcttCGGAATGGAACGTCGCCGACTTGGCCCGGGAGCTCAAGAAGCAGTCATCGAGTGAATCTACAGATAAGAAAGGCATTTCACTCTCTGGCCTGCTTAATGCTATTGATGGCGTCGCCTCTCACGAGGGCCGGGTTTTGATCATGACAACTAACAAACCGGAGACACTCGATGAGGCTCTCATTCGCCCCGGGCGGGTCGATCTTCAAATCGCCTTTACCAACGCCACCAGGGAACAAACCTGTGAGTTGTTCAAGAGGATGTACGACGCCGACCGGACCGCCACCACGCCTTTGAAAAAGGAGGACAGGCCCCAGTCTACCGCCACCACCCGTCTCCGCTCCCGCCTCGCCTTCTTCCGTTCTCCCTCCAACAAAATTACAAGGACCATCTCCGCCCCGGTGGTTCGTCAGCTTCCCCTCAATGACAACAGCGGCGAGAAAGACGGCAACCTAACCGACACATCGGTCACCACAACAGCAGTCGACCTCGACTCTGACCtctgctccctcccctcctctgcctccccAACAAAGATATCTTTTGCCCCGGAGGAAGTCAGCAAGCTCCTCGCCGAGGAGATTGACGACCTGAAACCCATCACCCCGGAAGAACTCGACAAGATCGCGCAGGGCTTTGCCTCCAAGATCCCCGAGGGGCAGTTCTCGCCTGCGGAACTGCAAGGGTTTCTgctcaagaggaagagagagccGAGAAGGGcgctgagggaggtgggtgttTGGGTCGAAGGGACGctggagcagaagaagagcaagaccAAGGTCGTTAGGGTGCAATGA
- a CDS encoding uncharacterized protein (EggNog:ENOG503PF8Z), protein MSLVDSHLEENSQPDIAYTNKQTATQFDEPIFDEYHDMDEEHPDTLAPSPKRVRTNPTNDVPELPKKSSRRVSRILDNHGLKLGGEEGQATAPHDIYLSSEEDASSDADDFSEYDYDSSIEDPDSPTAATRRGSQEVTARVVSVVFAGKPSIVNLSLRKQRSVSLSSSSVNTSRTRNSTESSESESLKPSTTAPIHPSGDRPITPASSLSARSSNPNRRSSSSLLSDLLTNKRKPPAFLSIDPYANGSHYSLEAVPKPLDSLEGETAKTPRTPTQILKGVTRSFSLARKKSRPTLDTSGSSVSHQPRPSTSTKRSSLQHSVSVSDDQLEEHDEEKENISSRIGDKTPQTPITYNDILRAVKKNAIVMSGSQPGLPSDILSPTSPNTERQKRGILSGLSARRRSVKFTGRV, encoded by the coding sequence ATGTCTTTGGTGGACAGTCACCTCGAGGAGAACAGCCAACCGGACATTGCATATACAAACAAGCAAACAGCAACACAATTTGACGAGCCCATCTTTGACGAGTATCACGATATGGACGAGGAACACCCCGACACACTGGCTCCGAGTCCCAAGAGGGTTCGCACCAATCCCACCAACGACGTCCCTGAGCTTCCCAAAAAGAGTTCGAGGAGGGTGTCAAGGATATTGGACAACCACGGATTGAagctgggaggagaggaaggacaGGCCACCGCACCGCACGACATCTATCTTTCCTCCGAAGAGGACGCCTCCTCCGACGCCGACGATTTTTCCGAGTATGACTATGACTCGAGCATCGAGGACCCCGACTCTCCCACAGCCGCTACCCGACGAGGCAGCCAGGAGGTCACGGCAAGAGTAGTCTCGGTGGTGTTTGCAGGCAAACCCTCAATCGTCAACCTTTCTCTCAGAAAACAGCGTTCCGTGTCATTGAGCTCGTCTTCTGTGAACACAAGCAGGACAAGGAATAGCACCGAGTCGTCCGAGTCCGAGTCTCTCAAACCATCCACGACAGCACCCATTCACCCTTCCGGTGATCGACCAATCACACCAGCAAGCAGTCTCTCGgcccgcagcagcaaccccaacAGGCGAAGCAGCAGTAGCTTGCTTTCTGACCTTCTCACCAACAAGAGGAAGCCTCCCGCGTTTCTGAGCATTGACCCTTACGCCAACGGATCTCACTACTCGCTGGAGGCGGTGCCAAAACCGCTTGACAGTCTGGAGGGGGAGACTGCCAAAACACCACGGACGCCTACTCAGATCTTGAAGGGTGTCACGAGGTCGTTTAGCTTGGCTCGCAAGAAGAGCCGGCCTACGCTTGACACGTCGGGGTCTAGTGTGTCACACCAGCCAAGACCGTCGACCAGCACTAAGAGGAGCTCGTTGCAACACTCTGTCTCTGTCTCGGACGACCAACTCGAGGAGCATgacgaggaaaaggagaacaTCAGCAGCAGGATTGGCGACAAGACACCCCAGACCCCGATCACATACAACGACATCCTCAGGGCTGTCAAGAAGAATGCCATTGTCATGAGTGGATCGCAGCCAGGTCTTCCGAGTGATATCCTCTCACCGACATCGCCAAATACGGAGAGGCAGAAGAGGGGGATCTTGAGCGGGTTGTCAgctaggaggaggagtgtGAAGTTTACTGGGAGGGTTTAA